The window GCGATGCCTTATCCGGCCTGGAGACGGGTCTGTTGTAGGCCGGGCAAGCGAAGCGCCCCCGGCACAGTTTGCCGGATGGCGGCTGCGCCTTATCCGGCCTACGTAAGATTGCAGGTCGGATGAGAGATTATGCGTCGCCATCCGGCAACGCTGCCACTGCTTTACTAACCTCACGTACACGGACGTACACTATTGCTTGTTGTTTTGCCCCGCCAGTCCCGGGGCTTTTTTTATTTTTGGCTTGCCAGCCAGCGCGCCGCCGCGATAACCCCCTGCCCGAATGACAGCCCGCCATCGCCCGCCGGAAGCTGCTGCGGGAATAACAGTTCAAAATCAGAGAGATAAAATGCCAGCCGCGCGCGCAGTAATCGGTTGTGCATTACGCCGCCGCTGAACGCCAGGGTGGCGATCCCCCTCGCCGCGGCCCGTTCACGCATCAGCGCGGCAAAGCCCTGCGCCAGCGCGTCATGAAACGCCCATGCGCGCGCAGCGGGCGTCGCCTGCCAGTTCAGCCACTGACGCCAGAAGGTCGCCAGATCCAGCTGATTGCCGCTGAGCGGCAGGGTCACCGGATGGGTTACCTCGTCACACTGCGTCGCCAGCGCTTCCAGCGCGCAGGCCGCCTCGCCTTCATAGCTGAGCGATACTGGCGTACACTCCAGCGCCGCCGCCACGGCGTCAAACAGACGTCCGCAGGACGACGCCAGCGGCGCGTTAAGGCCGCGCTCAATCGCGCGCGCCAGCACCGGCCAGTTTTGCTGCTGAAGCATGGCGGTTTGCGGATACTGTTGCCAGTCGGGCACAAAGCGTAAACAGTGGGCCAGCAGATTCCGCCACGGCTGGCGGGCGGCGAGATCGCCCCCCGGCAGCGCCACGGCGGGCAGACCGCCGAGATGTTCACACTCGCGGTAGTTCACCCGCAAGCACTCTCCGCCCCATAGCGCGCCCGCTTCGCCCATGCCAATACCGTCCAGCGTCAGCGCAATAACATCGCCGCCGTCCAGCGGCCAGCCGTGCTCGGCAAGACAGGCCGCGGCATGGGCGTGATGGTGCAGCACGCTTTCTGTCGGCAGGTTCATCTCGCTGGCCCACTGACCGGAGACATAGCCGGGATGCGCGTCGCGCACCACGCGCTCTGGCGTAAAGTCGTAGATATTCTGGATCAGGCGCAGCGCCTCGCGCCACTGGCCCTGAATGCCATCGTCGCTGAGATCGCCCAGATGCTGGCTCAGCACCGCCTGACCGCCGCGCAGCAGACAAAAGGTGTTTTTCAGATCCGCCCCCAGACACAGCATCGGCGGCAGGTCATGAAATCCCGGCGGCAGCGCCAGGGCATCCGGCACGTAGCCCCGCGAACGTCGCAGCATTTCACCGCTTTCGCGTACCACCGAATCATCCATCCGTTGCACGATATCACGGTTGTGCAGCAGGAAGCCGTCGGCAATCGCCTGCAAATCCTCCATCGCCTGAGCGTTGCTCATCGCGGGCGGCCTGCCGCTGAGGTTGCCGGAGGTCATGACCAGCGGGCAATTCAGCGCCTGCATCAGCAGATGCTGTAACGGATTGGCGGGCAGCATCACCCCCACTTCGCTCAGCCCGGGGGCAATCTCCGCGCACAGTGAAGCAACGTACCGTTTGTCGATCAGCACTATCGGCGCGGCGGGCGCGTTGAGTAACTCCCGCGCCGCCGTCGGCAGACCGCCATCGTCCGGCAGCATCACCGCCAGCGGTTTTGCCGGACGGCGCTTGCGCGCCCGCAGCGTTGCCACCGCGTCGGGGTTTCGCGCGTCGCAGGCCAGATGAAAGCCGCCAATGCCTTTAACGGCGACAATTCCGCCCGCTTTCAGCACCTCTGCCGCCGCGGTTAATGCCGCCTCTTTTTCCGCATAAGCATCGCCGCTGCGCCATTGCAGATGCGGGCCGCATAGCGGACAGGCTACCGGCTGGGCGTGGAAGCGGCGGTCATACGGGTCGCGATACTCCTGGTCACACTGCGGACAGAGCGGAAACGCCGCCATAACGGTATAAGGGCGGTCGTAGGGCATTGCGCGAATAATGGTAAAGCGTGGGCCGCAGTGGGTGCAGTTGATGAAAGGATAGCGATAGCGCCGTTCGCCGGGGGTATTCATTTCTTCAAGACATGCCGGACAGGTGGCGGCATCCGGCACGATTTGCGTGTTCATCGCACCGCCCGCGCTCTGACGGATGGTGAATTCCGCAGGCTGCTGCCTCCAGATAAACGTCGCCTGCTCTACGCTGTCGATGCGCGCCAGCGGCGGGCAGTGCTGATGCAGTTCGCGGATAAAGGTCGCCGGCTCTTCCAGCAGGCGGACCACCACGCCGTCGCCATCGTTACAGACATCGCCGTGCAGGCGCAGCTGTTGCGCCAATTGCCAGACAAAGGGCCGGAAACCGACGCCCTGCACTTTGCCCCGAATGCGTAACTGTACGCCGGAGTGGTTGGTTGTTGCCATTTTGATGTCTCACCGTGATCCGCGATATCCCGGATGGCGGCTTTGC is drawn from Citrobacter rodentium NBRC 105723 = DSM 16636 and contains these coding sequences:
- the hypF gene encoding carbamoyltransferase HypF, whose protein sequence is MATTNHSGVQLRIRGKVQGVGFRPFVWQLAQQLRLHGDVCNDGDGVVVRLLEEPATFIRELHQHCPPLARIDSVEQATFIWRQQPAEFTIRQSAGGAMNTQIVPDAATCPACLEEMNTPGERRYRYPFINCTHCGPRFTIIRAMPYDRPYTVMAAFPLCPQCDQEYRDPYDRRFHAQPVACPLCGPHLQWRSGDAYAEKEAALTAAAEVLKAGGIVAVKGIGGFHLACDARNPDAVATLRARKRRPAKPLAVMLPDDGGLPTAARELLNAPAAPIVLIDKRYVASLCAEIAPGLSEVGVMLPANPLQHLLMQALNCPLVMTSGNLSGRPPAMSNAQAMEDLQAIADGFLLHNRDIVQRMDDSVVRESGEMLRRSRGYVPDALALPPGFHDLPPMLCLGADLKNTFCLLRGGQAVLSQHLGDLSDDGIQGQWREALRLIQNIYDFTPERVVRDAHPGYVSGQWASEMNLPTESVLHHHAHAAACLAEHGWPLDGGDVIALTLDGIGMGEAGALWGGECLRVNYRECEHLGGLPAVALPGGDLAARQPWRNLLAHCLRFVPDWQQYPQTAMLQQQNWPVLARAIERGLNAPLASSCGRLFDAVAAALECTPVSLSYEGEAACALEALATQCDEVTHPVTLPLSGNQLDLATFWRQWLNWQATPAARAWAFHDALAQGFAALMRERAAARGIATLAFSGGVMHNRLLRARLAFYLSDFELLFPQQLPAGDGGLSFGQGVIAAARWLASQK